The genomic segment GTGGCAGCGCAAGTTCGGCGCGTCGCAAGGAGCGCTGGGCCAGAGCATCAAGCTCAACGGCCAGGCGTATACCGTCGTCGGCGTGTTGCCCAGGGATTACGAAATGCTGCAGCAGCGGCCCGACGCTGTGATTGCGATGGCTCCGTGGGCTGCAACACTGCCCGACGATCGCTCATGGCATCCAGGGATTTTTCCGGTAGCTCGCCTGCGCAACGGAGTGTCCCTGGCCGCGGCGCAATCGGAGATGAGCGGTATTGCGAAGCGGCTTCTCAAGCAATATCCGACCGACAACATTGCGCTCGATGCCCAGGTGAAGGGCATGCACGAGCAGTTGGTCAGCAGTTCGCGGACGGTTCTGATCATGCTCTCAGTAGCGGTGGGATTCGTGCTGCTCATTGCCTGCGGCAATGTTGCGAATCTGCTTCTGACGCGGGCCGCGGCGCGACGGCGCGAGATCACGATTCGCCGCTCTCTGGGCGCGACCACGTGGGCACTGGTGCGGCAGTTGCTGATCGAAGGGTTGGTGTTGTCCGGGATGGGAGCGCTGATCGGGATCGGCGTGGCATACGCGCTTTTGCCGTGGCTGGTGCGGCAGGCGGGCAGCGCGCTTCCGCCGAACACCCCGGTGCAGATCAATCTGCCTGTCCTGCTGTGCACCGCCGCCCTGTCTATCGCAGCGGGAGTTCTGTTCGGAATGGCGCCGGCCGGTCAGGTGCAGAACCTCGACCTGCGCGGAATCTTGAGCGAAACCGATCGCGGAACGGTAAGCCGCGGCTCGCGGATGCTGCGTGATGCGCTGGTGATTGCGGAGATATCGCTCGCGCTGCTGCTGCTAGTGGGCGCAGGATTGTTTCTGCGCAGCCTGTCGCAACTGGCTAACGTGCAGCTTGGCTTCGCCGAGGATCACCTTCTGGTGGCGGACCTGCCTGTGGGCGCGCAGTATAAGGAGGGAGCCGCGGCGCCGATGAATTTCTATGAGAATGCGATCCGCGAACTGGCTCGTTTGCCCGGCGTAAGTGCGGTTGGCGCGGCGTCGTTCCTTCCAGTTAACGGAAATGGATCGATGCTGCACTTCAACATTGAGGGCCGGCCGCCGCATAACGCTTCTGAATACATACTGGCCAACTATCGTGCGGTAAGTGGAGGGTATAAGGATGCGCTCCGCTTGCCGCTCACGGAAGGCCGCTGGGTTACGGATGCCGATCGCGAGGGCTCCCCGGCGGTTGTGGTCATCAACCAGACCATGGCGCGCACGTTCTTCCCTGGACAGGATCCGCTGGGCAAACGCATGCAGGTGGGCGCGATTCCCGATGCAACGGTGCCGTGGATGACGATCGTCGGCGTGGTCGGGGATGTGAAGCAGTCGCTGGTGGCCGACTCGGCGAGCGAGATGTACGTGCCTTATCGCCAGGCGAATGTGGTACTGCCTGTCCGCACCATGAGTGTCGTCGTACGAACGGCATACGATCCTCACGTGGTGGCGGCAGCACTTACAGACGCGGTGCATCGTGTGGATGCAAACCAGCCCGTGGTCCGCATCAGGACTATGGAAGAAAACGTGGCGCAGAATTTTGCCGCTCCCAGGTTCCGCAGTCTCTTGTTATCGATCTTTGCGGGGATCGCGCTGGTCATTGCGTGCGTTGGCATCTACGGGGTGATGGCTTACAGCACGCTGCAGCGGACAACGGAGATGGCGATACGCATGGCTCTGGGATGCAGCACTTCCAAAGTCTTTCTGATGGTGATCAAAGACGGCCTCCGCAAAATCGCGTATGGGGTCGTCATCGGGCTCGCTCTTGGACTGGTGTTGGCGCGGTCCGTCAAATCGCTGCTATTTGGCGTATCCACGACAGATAGCGTGACGCTGGCGGTATCCATATCTCTGATTGCCGCCACGGGCATGTTGGCCTGCGTGATACCGGCGATCCGGGCTGCGCGCGTACCGATCGTGGAGACGATACGGGAGAATTAACTTAGCCGTTGCCCGCTCAGGGCCATGCCGCAACCGGAGCGAGATTCTGCCCGGAATTATCCACTCCGAGGGGCGGAACCTGGTGGGGACGATGCTGGACGTGGGGCGCGGGTACCGGCGGGCTGAGGAGATTTTGGGCATGATCGCGGCGCGGGCGCGGGCGGCAGCCGGGCCTACGGCGCCTCCACAGGGGCTTTTTCTGCACTCGGTGGAGTACCCCGACGTTTGATGGAATTCCCAAAACGGCACGTCCAGGCGCAGCCTTCGTTCGCCCACTGCATTTACTCAATGCAAAAATCGATGATTTCGCATAGGATTGTGCATTCAAAAGAAACAGTCCCTCCGGCGGCGGAGACCTATGTATAGATGGGCTTCTGGGCCAACTTATGGACATGGGCCAATTTTCCCAGTCTGTGAATACACGTTCGCTCGCGTTGCCGAGCGGTCGTCAGCGATGAGTTTCTTGTTGCGCAGACTGCGGGTTTTCTGCGTCTCATGGATGGTCGCCGGTTGGGCAGTGGCGGCCTGGGCGGGACCTTCTCAGGAATCTCCAACGAGCTCAGGATCAGTGTCCGCCCAAGGCACGCTGACGATGCTGCGGCAGGTTGCCGCACTCGACAACTCAATAGCGAAGCAGGGCCTTCCGGTCGACTTCGAAGCAACGGTTATCTTCTCAAGGGGTTTCGAGAACCTCCTGTTTGTGCAGGAAGGCAGCGATGCCATTTTTGTGCGTCCGCCTTCGCGCGACAACTACGCACCGGGCGATCTTATCCGCATTCACGGCAAGACGCAGAACAGCTTCCGGCCGATCGCGCTGAGCGACAAGATCACCGTGACCGGTCACGGCGAGTTGCCAAAGCCGGTGGAGGCGAGCTTCTGGGACCTGGTAAAGGCAGACCTGGATTGCCACCGGGTGACAGCGCGCGGGCGAGTGCGTTCGGCCGATATGGGCAACCCTCACGATGGCAGGGTTGATACCGCCCGGCTGCAACTGGTGACGGAGGGCGGCCACTTCGAAGTCGATGTCAACTCCGGCGATCGAGCCGCTCTGCAAGGGCTGCTGGATGCGGAGGTTGAAGTCAGCGGCGCGGCTGCCGGGAAGTTCGACGACAAAATGCAGCAAACCGGTGCGGTGATATATGTAGCGCGCCTGGATGATATTCGCGTGCTGAAGCGCGACGGGAAAGCCATCAGAGACCTGCCCATTATGCCAATGGACCGGATCCTCGAAGGGCATCGCGTAACGGATACGTCAGTGCGGGTGAAGGTGCACGGCACCATCACCTATTACCAGCCGGCTGTGGCGGTAGTGCTGCAGGATGGCAACAAAAGCTTGTGGATCGAGACGCACACACGAGACAACCTGACCATCGGCAATCAGGCGGATGCAACCGGCTATCCCGACGAGCATGACCGCATCCTGACGCTGGCGGACGGAGAGATCCGAGATCTGCAGATTCCTGGAGTGGTGAAGCCGCTCGAGGCCACCTGGGAACAGCTCGCGTTCTGGAGCACGAACACCCCCGTCGGCCATGAGAACGACCTTGTCTCGATCCAGGGGCGGCTGGTGACGAAGGTGCGCGAGCCTTCACAGGACGAATACGTGCTGGACGCAGGCGGGCGCCTGTTCTCCGCAATCCTTCGGCATGCTGGAAGAGACGTGGCACCGATGGCGCAGTTGCCGGTCGGCGCGATGGTGCGGGTTACAGGAATCTGCACGATACCGGATTTAACGGCCATCAATCCCGGTGGCTATGTGCCTTTCGAGATTCTGCTTCGAACGCAGGAGGACTTGCTGATGATTGAGAATCCGCCGTTGCTGAGCGTGCGGAACTTGATCATTCTGGCGGGCATTCTGCTGCTGATCGCCGTGGTGGCAATGATCTGGGGCTGGAGGCAGGAGCGCAAGGTGCACCACCAGGCCGACGCCATGGCGCAGCTGGAGCAGCGCCGCAGCGCGATCCTGGAGAGCATCAATCATGCGCGTCCGCTGGCCGAAGTGCTGGAGCATATCACGGAGCTGGTTTCCTCAAGCCTGAACGGAGCACCCTGCTGGATTGAAGTGGCGGACGGCGCAACGCTGGGGCGCAAACCGGCAGCGGGCGCGGGGCCCGCCATCACGCAGGAGCTGACCAGTCAGTCCGGCGTAAAACTGGGGAAGATTCACGTGGCAACGAAGCTTGCGGCGGGGCTGCGGGCGCTGGAGACGGGAGCGCGCGTAGCGGTGCTGGCCATCGAGACAAACCGGCTCTACGCCGACCTGACATACCGGTCTGAGTTCGATGCGCTGACGGATGCACACAACCGGTTCTCGCTCGATCGGGCATTGGACAAACAGGTGAGCCGCGCGCGGACGAATGCGACGATCTTTGGGCTCATCTATATCGACCTGGACGAGTTCAAACAGGTGAATGACGAGTACGGGCATCATGTCGGCGATCTTTATCTGCAGGAGATAGCGGCGCGGCTGAAGCGACAGTTGCGACCAGGCGATATGCTGGCGCGGCTGGGCGGAGACGAGTTCGCAATCCTGGTGCCGGATGCGCACAATCGTCGCGTTGTGGAAGAGATCGCGCGCAGGCTGGAGTCCTGCTTCGCAGCACCGGCGGAGCTTGAAGGGAATACGCTCACGGGATCGGCGAGCGTTGGCATTGCGGTGTATCCGGAAGATGGCGCGAGCAGCGACGAATTGCTGAAGACTGCCGATGCCGCGATGTACGTGAAGAAGAAGACAAGAACCTCTGCGAAAGCCTAGCTCGGCGAAGACATCGCCGCTGCTGCTACCCTGAAAAGTGGGTATGCCTCTGTCGTCAGTTCCTTCCGCCTACTCTCGAGTCACCACTCTGGCAGCCAAGCGGGCCATTCATGCGGCCTTTGCGTGGCTGCACGCCAATGCGAAGACCATACTGGATTGGCAGATGGAATTGTGCGCGATTCCAGCGCCGCCGTTTGGCGAGCAGGCGCGGTCGCAATGGATGGAGGCGCGGTTCCGGGAGATCGGCCTTGACGGGGTGACCATTGATGAGGTGGGCAATGTGCTGGGTTTATTGCCATCGCCGCACCTGAGCCCGGAGAGCACCGGACATGTGGTGGTGCTTTCGGCACATCTGGATACGGTGTTTCCTGCGGAGACTCCGCTGCAGCCTCAGGTGCGCCTGGTAGATGGAAGCGAGCGCATTGAAGCGCCCGGCTCGTGCGACAACGGTGCAGGCGTGGTAGGCATGATGGCGATTGCGCAGGCGCTGGTGAAGTCGAAGGCGGAGTTACCTGCGGCGTTGCTCTTTGTGGGCAACGTGGGCGAGGAAGGCGAAGGCGACCTGCGCGGCGTGCGGCACTTGTATCAGCAGCCAGCGCTCGCCGGGCGGATTGCGGCACACATCGTGCTGGACGGAGCGGGCTCGGACGCCGCTGTAACGCAGGCGCTGGGAAGCAAGCGCTACCAGATCACGATCAGCGGACCGGGCGGGCATAGCTTCACTGATTCGGGGACGCCGAATCCGATTACGGCGATGGGTTCGGCGCTCGCGGCACTGGCAGCTACACCGCTGCCGGATGATCCGCGGACGACGCTGAATGTGGGAACCATTCACGGCGGGACGAGCGTGAATTCGATTCCGGAGAGCGCCGTGGCGACAGTTGATTTCCGATCGACCAGCGCCGATGAGCTGGTGCGGCTGGAAGTGGCGCTGCACCGCGCGGTAGAAGATGCGGTTGAGCACTGGAACAGGCGCACGGCGCCGGCGAACCGGCTACGCGGATTACTGAGTTACAAGATCGATATGATTGGCAACCGGCCGGCAGCGATGCTGCCGGATCAATCGCCGATCCTGGAGGGGTTGCGCGCGGTGGACCGCCATCTTGGTTTGAGTTCCGGAGCGCGACTGGGCTCGACGGATGCGAATATTCCGATCTCGCTAGGGGTGCCTTCGCTCTCGCTGGGAGCAGGCGGCGATGGTGGCGGTGCGCACACGGTGGCGGAGTGGTATTCCACCAAGGATCGCGAGACAGGCCTGCGGCGCATTCTGCTGCTGACGGCGGCGATGCTGGAGTGGGCCGCCGAGCAGTAGCGCGCTCTACGGAGCGGCAGCGCTCTGCGGAGGGGTCGCGCTCTGCTACACTTGCGCCGATGCGCGCCCACATTCTGCTTGCTCTCGGCCTTGCACTTCCCTCTCTCGCATTCAGCCAAACCAGATCGCAGCATCGCGATTCGGGGCACGCCGGCGCTGCACAGAAGCAGTCCATCGCGCCTGACGTCATCTATTTCAATGCGGTGATCTATACGGGCGAGGGCCTGGCCGAAGACAAGCCGCAGGTGGTGCAGGCGATGGCGATTGGAGGCGGCAAGGTGCTGGCCGTGGGGACGACGGACGAGATAACGCGCATGGCCGGCCCGAAGACCAAACTGCGCGATCTTGCTTCAGCGAAGACTGGGCATTGCATCTTTCCTGGGTTCAATGATGCGCATGTACACCTTGGCGGCGCGGGCCAGACGAAGCTGAATGTGGATCTCACCGGAGCGCAGTCCCTTGGCGAGATGCTAGCGAAAGTGCAGAAGTTCGCGCAGGAGGCGTCCCTGGGGCACTGGCTTATCGGTGGCAACTGGGACCATACGCTGTGGGCGGACAAGGTGCTTCCTACACGGCAGGATCTCGACAAGGTTACGGGTGATCATCCTGCGTTTCTCGATCGCATCGACGGGCATATCGCGATCGCAAATACCGCTGCGCTGAAAGCAGCCGGCATCACGGGGAAGACGAAGGCTCCGGAAGGCGGCGCCATCGATCTCGATGCGAACGGCGAACCTACAGGAATTTTGCGCGAGTCAGCGAAGGAACTGGTAGTGAAGGTGATTCCACCGCCTACGCATGAAGAGCGACGGCGCGGCGATGAGCTTGCGATCGCAGACGCGCTGGCGCATGGGATCACGAGTGTGCAGGACTTCAGCGAGTGGGATGACTTTCTTGTGTATGAGGAGATGGAGAAGGAAGGCAAGCTGAATATCCGCATTAGCGAATGGCTTCCCTTTCGATTGCCCCTGGATGATTTGAAACGAATGATGGCGCATCACGATCAGCATGATCCGATGCTGCATACTGGCATGCTCAAGGGGTTCATGGATGGCTCGCTGGGATCGCACACAGCGGCATTGAAGGCGCCGTATGCGGATGAGTCGGGCAATAGCGGGCTGCCGCAGTTTACGCAGGAGGAGTTGAACAAGCTGGCGGTAGAGCGCGCGAAGGCTGGATTCCAAATGGGTTTTCACGCGATTGGCGATCGAGGGACGGCGATGGCCCTTGAGGCGTATCAACGCTCGTGTGAAGAACTCACAGCCATAGCAACAAACGACAAGGTCACCCGGATGGTGCCACGCTGTTCGCTTGCCTTGGCGCAAAAGCCTCGCAATCGCATCGAGCATGCGCAGGTTGTCGATCCGGTGGACATTCCTCGCTTCAAGCAGTTGGGCGTGATCGCGAGCATGCAGCCGAATCATCTGCTGACCGACATGAACTGGGCCGAAGAGCGACTGGGGCCGCAGAGGGCTGCGTATTCTTATGCATGGAAGGCGTTTCTGGATGCAGGTGTGCCGCTGGCGTTCGGAACGGACTATCCCGTCGAGCCGATCACGCCGTTTCGCGGTTTATATGCCGCGGTGACGCGCATGAATGAAGCAGGTACTAAGTCGTACTATCCTGAAAGCAAGTTGGCGCGAGGCCAGGCTCTCTACGCGTACACCCAAGGCTCTGCTTACGCTGAATTCGCCGAGCAACATAAAGGAAAGTTGGAGCCGGGATATGACGCGGACTTTGTAGTTGTCGATCGAAATCTAGACGAAGTGCCTGCTGCGGAGATACTTAAGGCGAAGGTGCTAGGTACTTTCGTTGGGGGCCGCGCAGCTTATCCGCCGGTTCATTGACGAGAAATATCGAACTATGTAGATTGGTTGTCATAGAGTCAGGCGCTTACGCCGACCGCATTTCTAATTACCAAACAAACCTTTGTACCAACTCACTGCTCTCTCCGCGGCATCCAAGTAGCAGCGTGTAGTTCTGCGCATTCCAAGTAGATCGTAAAGTGAAAGCCCTTCCTAGCGAGAGGCAGGCCCCTGTGAAGACGTACACCCTTCCTATATTCCTCCTGGCGTTGTTCGGAATCGCGACAGTGGTTCCAAAAGCCGAAGCAGCTTTGCCCACCGTAACCATAACGGCGCAGTACAGCACCATCTCCGCCGGCCAATCGGATGTACTCACCGTCAAGACCGGCAGCGCCGCGTCCTGCTACGTCACGGGATCTGACGGTAGCAAGTACACCCTTCCCTACTCGGGTGGGACGATCACCGTAAAACCGACTGTCACCACGACCTACACCGCCACTGTGACAAATGGAAGCGGCACTACGGCAGCGAAGACGACGATCATGGTAGGCGCGGCGAAGCCAACAGTGTCAATCAGCGCGCAGAATAGCACGATCTCAAGCGGAAGCACCGACACGCTTACGGTGCATGCGAGCAATGCGACAAGCGTGGCGGTGACAGGAACAGACGGGAGTTCTTACGCGCTCAGCAGCACCGGCGGAACTGTGACCGTGAAGCCGACCAGCACAACTACTTATACCGCTGAAGCCAGCAACAGCAGCACAACGGTTTCGGCGCAGACGACGGTGACGGTGGGCGCGGCGAATCCCATCAACCACGTGATCTTTATGTTGCAGGAGAATCACAGCTTCGATAACTACTTCGGCATGCTGAACCCATATCGCCATGGGAAAGGATGGGATATCGGCGCCGACGGCAAGACGTATACCGTCGATGGCATCGACGACAAGCTCACTAAAATCAGCAATCAAGACGATGAGGGTACGTCGTATCCGCTGTTCAAGCTGCGAACGACTTGCATTGACGACGACAGCTCGGCGTGGCTGGAGAGCTATGGCGATGTAAACCGCTGGGACTTCAGCACCACGCGCGGGATCAAGATGGATGGCTTCGTGCATATCGCCGAGGGGTTTGCGAAGAGCTGCAATACTTCGGGCACGTGCTCGGGAACGTTCACAGATACTACCGGCGAACGCGCCATGGGTTACTACGACGAGGGTTTCCTCAATTGGTATTACTACATGGCATCGCAATTTGCTGTGTCGGACCGCTGGTTCTCGCCGATGTCGAGCAAGAGCATTCCGAATCGCATCGCTACGTTCTCCGGCGGCACCACGCAGGGACTGGTCTTCGATCCGGGAAGCAACGATCACCTGCCTCAGCTCAACATCAATAACATCTTCCAGGAACTGCAGGGCGCGGGCGTGTCGTGGAAGGTCTATTACACGGTGACGCAGGGCGGGTGCACAGCGGGCTCAGCATGCGGCACCGGCAGTGGCAATATTCCGGCAACGACGTTCCTGACGTTCGCGTATTCAACCAACGTCCTGAAGGCAAACCCGACCCACGCCACGTGCCCCAGCAACATGAAGCCGTCTTCTGTGTGGGGCGACACTTCAAACTACTACTGCGTGGATCCGAACCACATCGCGCCCTTGTCGCAGTACTACACGGACGCGAAGAACAACACCCTGCCGGCGTTTGCGTTCATCGAGTCCGGCTCGGGACGCAATGATGAGCATCCGGGATCAGGCCAGTCGGTCCTAACCGGACAGTCTGAAGTTGCCAGTGTGGTGAACGGGCTGATGACGAGCCCCTCGTGGGGTAGCTCTGCGTTCTTCCTCGCTTATGACGAAGGCGGCGGTCCGTACGATCACGTTCCGCCGGTGCCAGGACACTCGAACGCTTTCACGGATACGACGCTCGGGTCCATTCCTGACATTTCGTCGATTGCCGTGAATCCTGACGGTTACAATCCGTGCAAGCCGACCAATGGAGTACCAACGACGCATTGCGACCTGGCCGGCATCGATCCCGGCACCAAGAGCACCGATGCGGCTGCTCAGTACGGGTTTAGAGCGCAGCTCGGATTCCGCGTGCCGAACATTGTGATTTCGCCTTACACGCGTAAGCATTATGTTTCGCATGTGCCTATGGATCACACGGCTGTCATCAAGTTTGTTGAGAACCGGTTCCTCGGAAGCTCGGTACACTTGACGGCGCGCGACGCAGTTCAGCCGAATCTGCTGGACTTCTTCGACTTCACGAACAAGCCGTGGTCCACTCCACCAACACCGCCAGCCCCGGTTACACCATCGTCGCTTGGATACAATCCATGCGAACCGACGCTGATGGGACCGTAAGCCGGAGCAGAACTGAAAAGAAGAGCGGGCGCGGCACATCGCCGCGCCCGTTTTCTATCTGGCGGTGCTTGAATAAGGAAGAGATTAAGTTACGCAGTCGCGAGTTAGAAGACTGAGTAACTCGCAGTGAGACGGCCGCGTGAAGGGATTCGCTATTCAGCCAGAACGCGCCACTTATTGCGGCTCGGGAGCGACCGTGTGAGGTGCGGAGCAAAACACGGAGAGCGCCGGGAAGCACCTGGCGCTCTCTACGTGCACACGATCAGCCACTGCGGCTGATCTAGCTCCCCCTTGAAAGCCACATCGCTATATTGAGAGCGCAGAGCTCAGGCCACCATGGCCGTGACATAGGAATAGCTCTGATGCGGAACCTGAACCTCTTCCGCTACCTCTCGATTGAGAATGCCTGCAAGACCCATCAGCACCTCCGAGGCGCATGCTGGGCAGCGGCGCGAGCAGTTGCTTACGCAGTTGCAGTCCTGGCAAAGATAGGCAGAAGTCAACGGTATATGGAGCGGCATGGCGGGCATAGGTTCACCTGTTCGTTTTGATATGAGAGACAACATAGAGGTTCACCTGCGAACTGCGCTGTGCCGGAGCTAGCTACCCCTTCGGGTGGCACACCACAATTGATGCTGCAAAGCTCCGGAAAGTTGCTTTCTGGTTCGGTTTCCGGGGACCCAGATGAGAGAGTGTAGCGCGAAACCTGCGCGATGTGAACACGTTGAAGTGGGGGAGTGCGGTGATTTGTGACAGAGGAGTGGAGCCGCAGGGTTACTTTGGGGTGCGTGGCGCATCCAGCTTATTCAGGATGGCGCCACGCTGCTTGAGCGGATCAGTTGGATCCGATGTTGGAGAACTGATTGGCTCCTTCGTCGAAATCCTGTTGCGTTTTGTTAGCTTTATGAGCAGCGCGATCGGCCATGCGCTCCATCTTTTCGTGCCGTTGTTCCTGCGGGTCTGTAGTGTTGTCGATGACTGTTGGGGTTTCCTTCGACGGCCTTTTCGGCGGTATTGCTTTCATGTTTTCCGTCATGGATTTTTCACTCCAACAAAATTCGATGCCCCTGGTGAAGGCTCAAGATGCATTTGCGCGCTGCGTAACTCCTCGGATGCGTTCTGCAATTTATGTCAGTTGCTGAAGATTCAATTGCTCCGCGCTGATTCTTCTGAGTTTGGGTAGATCGACGACTAAAGGTTGGGTGGCGCACGAGTTGCGGTTCGCGGCGAGGCGCGTCTAAGACCTCAAAGAGCCTAGAATCAAGTCTGAGGTATTTCGTGCGTCTCCCTCCAATTGTGCTGATGATCGCCCTTGCTGCAATTCCCTGCACCGCGCAGGACCAGGCTCCCGCTGCCGCAGTTCCGAGCGCGGAGAACGCGGACGCGAAGCTGGTGGCGCCTGAGGTAGCAGATGCTGAAGCGGCGATCGTCAAGTCAGATTGGAAGACAGCGGAGTCAAAGCTCTCGGCATATCTCGCCGCGCATCCTGAGGATGCGCGGGCTCTGTTCGACGCAGGCTACGCCGCGGACGCGTTGAACCAGCTTGACCAAGCGGCAGGTTTCTATCTGCGTGCGGTTAAGGTAGATCCGAAGTCGTTTGAGGCGCAGTTGTCGCTGGGGCTGCTGCTTGCTCGGCAAGGCAAGCAAAAGGAAGCGAAGCCGGCGCTGGAAACGGCAACGAAACTGGAAGCGGGCGAGGCCGGTGCGGTGGCGAAGGCGCGGGCATGGCGCGCGCTGGCGCAGATCGACCGCGCGGATGATCCAACGAAGGCGTCAGATGATCTGCTGGAAGCTCTCAAGCTGACGCCGGAGACGCCGCGGGACACCTTGCTTGCTGCGGAACTGGCTACTGCTGCGAATCAGCCGGATGCAGCCGAGGCTGCGTATAGGCGCGTGCTTGCGAAAGACCCGGCAAATCTCGAGGCCGAGGCCGGGCTGGCTCACGTGCTGATCGCGAAGAAGCAGTATGCGGAGGCGGAAACCTTCGCGCGCAAGGCTCTGGAGCAGTCTCCGGAAGATCCGGCATTGACGGCACAGCTTGCCACCGCGCTGGTGGCTCAGGACAAGGCGGAAGCGCTGCCGCTGCTGCAGAAGCTCCATGAAGCGCACCCGCAGGACGAGAACATTACCCGGATGCTGGCTGACGTAACCGCTCAG from the Occallatibacter riparius genome contains:
- a CDS encoding ABC transporter permease, whose protein sequence is MNNVRQDLKYSLRQLLRAKVFTAAAVLTVCLGIGCNTAIFSVVYAVLIRPLPFPAADRLVLIYEQAAKFPTLSASFQNYRDWKAQSTSFEEFGAVRPVTVSLTGMGEPEQIPAEMISGNLLHLLGVDVVTGRGLGEADDKPASPAVALLGYGMWQRKFGASQGALGQSIKLNGQAYTVVGVLPRDYEMLQQRPDAVIAMAPWAATLPDDRSWHPGIFPVARLRNGVSLAAAQSEMSGIAKRLLKQYPTDNIALDAQVKGMHEQLVSSSRTVLIMLSVAVGFVLLIACGNVANLLLTRAAARRREITIRRSLGATTWALVRQLLIEGLVLSGMGALIGIGVAYALLPWLVRQAGSALPPNTPVQINLPVLLCTAALSIAAGVLFGMAPAGQVQNLDLRGILSETDRGTVSRGSRMLRDALVIAEISLALLLLVGAGLFLRSLSQLANVQLGFAEDHLLVADLPVGAQYKEGAAAPMNFYENAIRELARLPGVSAVGAASFLPVNGNGSMLHFNIEGRPPHNASEYILANYRAVSGGYKDALRLPLTEGRWVTDADREGSPAVVVINQTMARTFFPGQDPLGKRMQVGAIPDATVPWMTIVGVVGDVKQSLVADSASEMYVPYRQANVVLPVRTMSVVVRTAYDPHVVAAALTDAVHRVDANQPVVRIRTMEENVAQNFAAPRFRSLLLSIFAGIALVIACVGIYGVMAYSTLQRTTEMAIRMALGCSTSKVFLMVIKDGLRKIAYGVVIGLALGLVLARSVKSLLFGVSTTDSVTLAVSISLIAATGMLACVIPAIRAARVPIVETIREN
- a CDS encoding GGDEF domain-containing protein, which encodes MSAQGTLTMLRQVAALDNSIAKQGLPVDFEATVIFSRGFENLLFVQEGSDAIFVRPPSRDNYAPGDLIRIHGKTQNSFRPIALSDKITVTGHGELPKPVEASFWDLVKADLDCHRVTARGRVRSADMGNPHDGRVDTARLQLVTEGGHFEVDVNSGDRAALQGLLDAEVEVSGAAAGKFDDKMQQTGAVIYVARLDDIRVLKRDGKAIRDLPIMPMDRILEGHRVTDTSVRVKVHGTITYYQPAVAVVLQDGNKSLWIETHTRDNLTIGNQADATGYPDEHDRILTLADGEIRDLQIPGVVKPLEATWEQLAFWSTNTPVGHENDLVSIQGRLVTKVREPSQDEYVLDAGGRLFSAILRHAGRDVAPMAQLPVGAMVRVTGICTIPDLTAINPGGYVPFEILLRTQEDLLMIENPPLLSVRNLIILAGILLLIAVVAMIWGWRQERKVHHQADAMAQLEQRRSAILESINHARPLAEVLEHITELVSSSLNGAPCWIEVADGATLGRKPAAGAGPAITQELTSQSGVKLGKIHVATKLAAGLRALETGARVAVLAIETNRLYADLTYRSEFDALTDAHNRFSLDRALDKQVSRARTNATIFGLIYIDLDEFKQVNDEYGHHVGDLYLQEIAARLKRQLRPGDMLARLGGDEFAILVPDAHNRRVVEEIARRLESCFAAPAELEGNTLTGSASVGIAVYPEDGASSDELLKTADAAMYVKKKTRTSAKA
- a CDS encoding M20/M25/M40 family metallo-hydrolase, with product MPLSSVPSAYSRVTTLAAKRAIHAAFAWLHANAKTILDWQMELCAIPAPPFGEQARSQWMEARFREIGLDGVTIDEVGNVLGLLPSPHLSPESTGHVVVLSAHLDTVFPAETPLQPQVRLVDGSERIEAPGSCDNGAGVVGMMAIAQALVKSKAELPAALLFVGNVGEEGEGDLRGVRHLYQQPALAGRIAAHIVLDGAGSDAAVTQALGSKRYQITISGPGGHSFTDSGTPNPITAMGSALAALAATPLPDDPRTTLNVGTIHGGTSVNSIPESAVATVDFRSTSADELVRLEVALHRAVEDAVEHWNRRTAPANRLRGLLSYKIDMIGNRPAAMLPDQSPILEGLRAVDRHLGLSSGARLGSTDANIPISLGVPSLSLGAGGDGGGAHTVAEWYSTKDRETGLRRILLLTAAMLEWAAEQ
- a CDS encoding amidohydrolase, yielding MRAHILLALGLALPSLAFSQTRSQHRDSGHAGAAQKQSIAPDVIYFNAVIYTGEGLAEDKPQVVQAMAIGGGKVLAVGTTDEITRMAGPKTKLRDLASAKTGHCIFPGFNDAHVHLGGAGQTKLNVDLTGAQSLGEMLAKVQKFAQEASLGHWLIGGNWDHTLWADKVLPTRQDLDKVTGDHPAFLDRIDGHIAIANTAALKAAGITGKTKAPEGGAIDLDANGEPTGILRESAKELVVKVIPPPTHEERRRGDELAIADALAHGITSVQDFSEWDDFLVYEEMEKEGKLNIRISEWLPFRLPLDDLKRMMAHHDQHDPMLHTGMLKGFMDGSLGSHTAALKAPYADESGNSGLPQFTQEELNKLAVERAKAGFQMGFHAIGDRGTAMALEAYQRSCEELTAIATNDKVTRMVPRCSLALAQKPRNRIEHAQVVDPVDIPRFKQLGVIASMQPNHLLTDMNWAEERLGPQRAAYSYAWKAFLDAGVPLAFGTDYPVEPITPFRGLYAAVTRMNEAGTKSYYPESKLARGQALYAYTQGSAYAEFAEQHKGKLEPGYDADFVVVDRNLDEVPAAEILKAKVLGTFVGGRAAYPPVH
- a CDS encoding alkaline phosphatase family protein, translated to MKTYTLPIFLLALFGIATVVPKAEAALPTVTITAQYSTISAGQSDVLTVKTGSAASCYVTGSDGSKYTLPYSGGTITVKPTVTTTYTATVTNGSGTTAAKTTIMVGAAKPTVSISAQNSTISSGSTDTLTVHASNATSVAVTGTDGSSYALSSTGGTVTVKPTSTTTYTAEASNSSTTVSAQTTVTVGAANPINHVIFMLQENHSFDNYFGMLNPYRHGKGWDIGADGKTYTVDGIDDKLTKISNQDDEGTSYPLFKLRTTCIDDDSSAWLESYGDVNRWDFSTTRGIKMDGFVHIAEGFAKSCNTSGTCSGTFTDTTGERAMGYYDEGFLNWYYYMASQFAVSDRWFSPMSSKSIPNRIATFSGGTTQGLVFDPGSNDHLPQLNINNIFQELQGAGVSWKVYYTVTQGGCTAGSACGTGSGNIPATTFLTFAYSTNVLKANPTHATCPSNMKPSSVWGDTSNYYCVDPNHIAPLSQYYTDAKNNTLPAFAFIESGSGRNDEHPGSGQSVLTGQSEVASVVNGLMTSPSWGSSAFFLAYDEGGGPYDHVPPVPGHSNAFTDTTLGSIPDISSIAVNPDGYNPCKPTNGVPTTHCDLAGIDPGTKSTDAAAQYGFRAQLGFRVPNIVISPYTRKHYVSHVPMDHTAVIKFVENRFLGSSVHLTARDAVQPNLLDFFDFTNKPWSTPPTPPAPVTPSSLGYNPCEPTLMGP